In Citrus sinensis cultivar Valencia sweet orange chromosome 4, DVS_A1.0, whole genome shotgun sequence, one DNA window encodes the following:
- the LOC102623659 gene encoding sugar transport protein 10-like — protein MAGGGVVVQGGVKNYEGGVTSFVLVTCLVAAMGGLLFGYDLGISGGVTSMDQFLKDFFPKVYRKQLNKGHESAYCKFDSQLLTLFTSSLYLAALVASFFASVVTRMYGRKMSMTVGGISFLIGAIINGAAVNIAMLIIGRLMLGVGVGFANQVVPVYLSEMAPAKVRGALNIGFQMAITIGILIANLVNYGTAKISGGWGWRVSLALAAVPAILMTVGSFFLPDTPNSILERGHIDEAKKMLQKIRGTPNVDEEFQDLYDASEAAKQVHHPWTNILRGRYRPQLTMCTLIPFFQQFTGINVIMFYAPVLFKTIGFGAEASLMSAVITGVVNVVATLVSVFSVDKFGRRVLFLEGGVQMFICQCLVGIMLALKFGLRGEGTLTKFDADFVLFLICAYVAAFAWSWGPLGWLVPSEVCALEIRSAGQAINVSTNMIFTFVVGQVFLSMLCHFKFGLFFFFAGFVAVMTVFVFYMVPETRNVPIEEMNRMWKAHWFWGKYIPDEAVIGSSNEIQPNKTA, from the exons ATGGCTGGCGGAGGAGTTGTCGTTCAAGGCGGTGTAAAGAACTATGAAGGCGGTGTCACCAGCTTTGTCCTTGTCACTTGTTTGGTAGCCGCCATGGGCGGTCTCCTCTTCGGTTATGATCTTGGAATTTCAG GGGGGGTGACCTCAATGGATCAGTTCTTGAAAGATTTCTTTCCGAAGGTGTATCGTAAACAGCTTAATAAGGGTCACGAAAGTGCATATTGTAAATTTGACAGCCAGCTTCTTACACTTTTCACCTCCTCCCTCTACCTTGCGGCTCTTGTTGCTTCCTTCTTTGCTTCAGTAGTCACTAGGATGTACGGCCGTAAAATGTCCATGACTGTTGGAGGCATTTCGTTTCTCATCGGTGCTATTATCAATGGTGCTGCTGTGAATATCGCAATGCTTATTATTGGTCGTCTTATGCTTGGTGTCGGTGTTGGATTCGCCAATCag GTGGTTCCAGTGTATCTTTCAGAAATGGCACCAGCAAAGGTTAGAGGAGCCCTCAACATTGGATTCCAAATGGCCATCACCATTGGTATCCTGATCGCAAATCTTGTCAATTACGGCACAGCCAAAATCTCCGGCGGATGGGGATGGAGAGTGTCCCTAGCTCTTGCAGCAGTTCCGGCAATCTTGATGACTGTTGGTTCCTTCTTCCTTCCCGACACTCCAAACTCCATCCTCGAACGAGGCCACATCGACGAGGCCAAGAAAATGTTGCAGAAAATCCGAGGCACCCCCAATGTGGATGAAGAGTTCCAAGATCTTTACGACGCTTCAGAAGCTGCCAAGCAAGTGCACCACCCGTGGACAAACATACTCCGCGGGAGATACAGACCTCAGCTCACCATGTGCACTCTCATTCCATTCTTCCAACAGTTCACTGGTATCAACGTCATCATGTTTTACGCCCCTGTCCTGTTCAAGACCATCGGATTTGGCGCTGAAGCTTCACTTATGTCCGCGGTTATCACTGGTGTTGTCAACGTTGTTGCCACGTTAGTCTCCGTTTTCTCTGTTGACAAATTCGGAAGAAGAGTCTTGTTCCTCGAAGGTGGCGTTCAAATGTTTATTTGCCAG TGTCTAGTAGGAATTATGCTGGCATTGAAGTTCGGGCTCAGGGGGGAAGGAACCTTGACGAAATTCGACGCGGACTTCGTGTTGTTCTTAATATGTGCATACGTAGCAGCATTTGCGTGGTCATGGGGACCATTGGGGTGGCTGGTACCAAGTGAAGTGTGTGCTCTTGAGATTCGATCAGCAGGACAAGCCATTAACGTGTCCACAAACATGATCTTCACATTCGTCGTTGGACAGGTTTTCCTGTCGATGCTTTGCCACTTCAAATTCGgcctcttctttttcttcgcCGGATTTGTGGCCGTCATGACCGTTTTCGTGTTTTACATGGTCCCTGAGACGAGGAACGTACCCATTGAAGAGATGAACAGAATGTGGAAGGCACACTGGTTCTGGGGCAAATACATCCCTGACGAAGCTGTTATTGGCTCTTCTAATGAAATCCAACCTAACAAGACTGCTTGA